ACGCAAATTTGAATCTGTTACTCATATGCTGTTAGAGCCTCAAAAAGTTCCTCTTGAAATGTATAACAATCAACTTGATATTATATATAAGGAATTAGCACCTCATATGCGACGTTTTGCAGATTTAAAAAAGAAAGTATTAGGACTCGATGAAATGCTGTTCTGCGACTTACATGCACCTTTAGATCCCAAATTTAATCCGACAATTACTTACGAAGAAGCTGGAAAACTTATTCAAGACTCTTTACAAGTACTCGGGGATGAATATAGTTCCATTATCGAAAAAGGATTCAAAGAAAGATGGGTCGACCTTGCAGATAACGTAGGGAAATCAACAGGGGCATTTTGTTCAAGTCCGTATGGTTCTCATCCATACATTTTAATTACATGGCAAAATACGATGCGCGGATGCTTCACATTAGCTCATGAATTTGGGCATGCTGGTCATTTTTATTTAGCAAATAAAAACCAGCGCATTATGAATGTACGTCCATCTATGTACTTTGTTGAAGCACCATCTACAATGAATGAATTACTATTAGCCCAGCATTTATTAGCGACCACTGAAGATAAGAGAATGCGTAGATGGGTGATTCTGCAACTACTCGGCACATATTATCATAACTTTGTTACTCACTTACTTGAGGGAGAATATCAAAGAAGAGTATACAGCCTAGCAGAAGAAGGTGGAGCACTTACAGCTACAACTTTAACTGAAATAAAAGCAAATGTACTTTCAACATTTTGGGGAGATTCCGTAAAAATTGATGAAGGTGCTGGCTTAACTTGGATGCGCCAACCTCATTATTATATGGGCTTATATTCTTACACGTATTCCGCAGGCCTCACCGCATCTACTGCGGTAGCTCAAATGATTAAAGAAGAAGGGCAACCTGCCGTTGATCGCTGGTTAGATGTACTTCGCGCTGGTGGTACGATGAAACCACTTGAATTAATGAAACATGCGGGAGTCGATATGTCAAAACCAGACGCAATCCGCAGGGCTGTTTCTTACGTTGGTTCCTTAATTGATGAATTAGAGCGCTCTTATCAATAATAAAGTGAAACTTTAATCAGTGGAGGGCCATCCCCACTGATTATTAGCCCTCACCAATCGGGCTTTTACGGGCAGCCCGCTCCCCACCTAACTTCTTTGCTTCCGCTGAATTTTGAGGTGGAGGTCTTACTGCCCGTTAATACGCGATAAAAAATAAGCCCTCGCTTTATGAGGGCTTATTTCATATTTACTTTCCAAATCTTTTACGGTATCCACATTTTC
This Bacillus paramycoides DNA region includes the following protein-coding sequences:
- the pepF gene encoding oligoendopeptidase F, producing the protein MKNTIEKRHIRAEVPAELTWDLSDLYESDKEWETALRVLTDDIKKLDVFKGHLHTSPTTLLHCLLLEEELLMKLTKLYSYANLKESTDRTNPVVQANSSKIAALWTKVHTALSFIHNEILLFDEGTTEKYLTEEIKLEPFRKSLLDILQKRQHTLSPETEEALAALGEVHSSPYKIYGMTKLADMDFNSIQDEQGNELPVSFALFESKYEFSPSADIRRKAYSSFVSTLKRYKNTVATTYATEVKKQVTLSRLRKFESVTHMLLEPQKVPLEMYNNQLDIIYKELAPHMRRFADLKKKVLGLDEMLFCDLHAPLDPKFNPTITYEEAGKLIQDSLQVLGDEYSSIIEKGFKERWVDLADNVGKSTGAFCSSPYGSHPYILITWQNTMRGCFTLAHEFGHAGHFYLANKNQRIMNVRPSMYFVEAPSTMNELLLAQHLLATTEDKRMRRWVILQLLGTYYHNFVTHLLEGEYQRRVYSLAEEGGALTATTLTEIKANVLSTFWGDSVKIDEGAGLTWMRQPHYYMGLYSYTYSAGLTASTAVAQMIKEEGQPAVDRWLDVLRAGGTMKPLELMKHAGVDMSKPDAIRRAVSYVGSLIDELERSYQ